The DNA region GCTGAGGGATGCCCTGGTTGCTCGTAGTGCTTCTAAGTCCCACCTGGGCAAGCTCAAGGCAGGACTACATCGATCATCGTACATTGATCGGTGTAGGACTACACCTACATCAAGGGCAGCTCAACCCGGGTCCACgctgtgctggaggctggggtCATGCTGGGGAGCAGCAGTCATACCCCTGCCCGGCAGCCACTCCACGGGGGCTtgttctcctgccttcccctctggAGCTACCCCCAGGGGACACAGCAGCCCCTTTGCAGGCTGGGTCACTTCTGTTGAGCGCAGTGCTCATTGCTCCCTACCTAGAAACGCTCCTGCTCGCCCATTTACAGGAGACCCTACACCAACACCCAGAGCAGGCgaaccctgcccacagccccggGACTCCCCGCACTCCCTGGTCCCTCcccggccctgcagcccagccccgtaGGTGGCAGAGGGATGGCTGCCAGGGCTGGCAAGCAGAAGGGAAAGCGCAGCTGGGGTGGCCGGGCTCACCCGGAGGGGAGCTGAGCTCCTGCGGCCGGCTcctggaaggggaggagagcatCCTGAGCTGACCTGGTACCACCCCCAACGTCGTCCGCCCAGCTGGGTCGCGGGTCCCTCACGTGCCCCGTCAAACATTAACAGCCCCTCGGCGGGGCAGGTGGCACGgccggcagcagcacccagccaccATGGCGTTCAGCGCCCGCCTTACCTCGCCCCTCCGGCCCATCCTGGCAGCTCtgcgccgggcagcccccgggcagcacCGCGGGCTCAGCACCCCTCCGGGACCGGGGCACACACTCGACCTCAGGGGCATCTTCCCACCCCTCGCCACCCCCTTCTCACCCACGCAGGAGGTGGACTATGCCCGGCTGGAGGGGAACCTGTGCCGCTATGCCAGCATCCCCTTCCGAGGTAAGTGCTGCCCGCTGCCCCTCTCCATGCAGGCTCCTGCCAGATCCCTGCCCACCGCAGGGGCTGTGCGGCAGCAAGCAGGCAGCCTGCTGGCTTCCCAAGGGTGCTCAGTCTCCAGCCGGACTTtgctccagggctggcagcccctcGGGTGACCCACCTGGGGCCCTTTGCACAGCAAGTGCCCAGGCAGCCCAGGCACACGCGTGTGACCTTGCACACCCCCACCACACTCCGGTGCACGCTTGCATGCACACTCCACGTGTGTGCAGGCTTGCACGCATCCTCCACGTGTAGCTGCAGGCTTGCACCTACTCTCTGCACACCCGTGCACACTCACACAGATTCAGCACCACAGGATGCGTATCTGTTGATTGCCCAGGACGGATgggcgggaggagaggggctgcaggaagAGGCTGGGGGTTGCAGGGATGTGCCCCGAGGTCTCCCCTCTTCTGACCAGGCTGTGAGTCCAGggctgtggggacggggacaggacaGGGCACACTGTGGGCTGCAGAACCCTGTCTGGGTGCCCAGGGgcaaggaagggagagaggatgaTGGGGACGCCCAACCCTCCTAGCATCCTGGAGCCCTGGATGTTgcggcagagcctggcagcactGGGCTGGAGCTGGCCTGCCTGTGCCCGTGGTGCTGGCAGGGTCCCAAGAAAGGTCTCTGTGTGCCCCAGCGAGGGACAGGGCGGCACAGTCTGGCTGCGGGCACCAATAAATGCTTCGTTAGCGGTGCAGCGTGGGGTGGTTTCTGGGGATGGAGGCGGGCAGGCGATGTGTTCAGCCCACAGGGCACATGCATGGCACGCACGAGGGTCCCTGGGTAAGGGATGGCACTGCCGGTGCTCAGCGTGGTGCAGGTGGGCACTGCCATCTGGGGGGCCCATACCCACGTGTGCCCTTTGCGGGGGAGCCCGGGGCTTTGCGGGGCACCTGCGGGAGCCTCCTAGCCCAAAGGGGCTGCTGGATGCAGGCATGGGGCTGCTCTGGGTGCCCGGTGCCCACCTGAGAGTGGGGTGCGGAGAGGGCAGGGACGGCACCCTGCTCCTGTGTCcgagccctgccctccccacgcTTGCGTTTCAGGCCTGGTGGTGCTGGGCTCCAACGGGGAGTACCCCTACCTGGTGCCCCGCGAGCGGCTGGAGGTGGTGAGCTGCGTGCGCCGGGCTCTGCCCAAGGACCGCCTGCTGCTGGCCGGCTCGGGCTGTGAATGTGAGTGCCTCCGTGGGCAGCGCGGGGGCCATGTGTCCCCCCCGGGGCATCCCTcacccttctctctcctccccagccacccagTCCACCATCGAGCTGACGGTCAGCATGGCAGAGGCGGGGGCCGACGTGGCGCTGGTCGTGACACCCTGCTACTACCGGGGGGCCATGACGAGCGCTGCCCTGGTCCGGCACTACACGGAGGTGAGCCGTGCCTGGTGCCCACTGGCAGCCCCGGCCAGGGCAGCGGGATGGGGAGCATGTCCCACACGTCTCCAACCCAccccagctgctgagctctgcctggctgcctgcaggtCGCCGACGCATCCCCCATCCCCGTGGTGCTCTACAGTGTCCCCGCCAACACCGGCCTGGACCTGCCCCTGGAGGCTGTCCTCACCCTAGCTCAGCACCCCAACATTCTCGGGATCAAGGACAGCGGTGGGGACGTGAGTGGGGCAGGTCTTTcccggggctggctgcccccAAACCTGGCCCCAAGCTGGGAATGGGGAGCTGGAACTCGCAGCCCTTCCCCGGaccctgggggtgctggcaggagccctgcagcagggggacgggacggggtgaTGCCTGCCCCAGGGCACAGCATGTCTCTCTCCAGATCACCCGCATGGGGCTGATGGTCCACAAGACAAGGCAGGAGGATTTCCAGGTGCTGGCGGGATCGGCCGGCTTCCTGCTGGCAAGCTATGCCCTGGGTaggtgctgctgcccctgctcagcCGGGGGCACGGGGTGCTGCCCTGGGGGCACTGGCGGGGactgggcagggggaggcaggcgAGGGGCGGCGATGCCCGGGAGGTGCTGGCTGGGCACGGCGTGCCGAGCTGGCTGCCAACgtgccccggtgtccccaggtGCCTCTGGGGGGGTCTGTGCCCTCGCCAACGTCCTGGGGGCCCCGCTGTGCCAGCTGGACCTCCTGTGCCGTGAGGGCCGCTGGCAGGAGGCCCGCGACCTGCAGCTCCGGCTCATCGAGCCCAACACGGCGGTGAGCGGGCAGCACCCCCCGGGATGCTGAGGGGTGCAGAGCCGGGGGGCGGCAAAGAATGGAGGTCCCTGAGGCTGCAGGGGGTGGAGTGGTGGTCCAAGGGGGACAGGATGGCACAGCACCCAGTCGGCAAGCCGAGCCAGGCTGGAGGCGGCGGGTTGGGAAATGCCAGCCCTGCCGTGCCAGGAACAGCCTGTCCGCTGGCAGCGGGCACCTGCCTGACCCCCCCGCGGGAACCTTGCCGGCTATTTATAGGCAATGATGGGGGGAAGAGCTGCTCCTCCCCGGGCCCCCCACCCACTGCGGGGTGGCCCGTCCCTGCCGCAAAGAGCCCGCCGTGACACAGGGATGCTCCCCTGCGTGGCCATGCTCTGCGCTCCCACCCCACGGTGGGCACTTcacggggggctgcagccaccccgCACCCTGCCCAGCCTTGCAGCCCCACACGGGGGAGGGCAGGAGCGACGGTGAGCAAGCAGCAGGGTCGGCAGGAGCAGGGCCCACGGAGCATGCCGCCCTCTCCCATGGGAGCCGGCAAGCCCCCCTGTGCCCTCCCTCCCACAGGTCACCCGCCGGTTCGGGATCCCAGGGCTGAAGAAGGCCATGGAGTGGTTCGGCTACTACGGGGGTCCCTGCCGCGCACCCCTGGCCCCGCTGAGCCCCCCCCAGGTTGAGGAGCTGAGGGGCACCTTCAGTGCCAACGGCTGGTTGTGAGGggtccccccttgcccccccatGCACCGGGAAGGCATAGGAGCCAGGGACCCCGGGAGCTGGGGATGTGGTGGGGACACTGGGACGTGGCCAGGAGAAAGCCACCCATCTCACTCCTTCCTGCTGGACAGGGCTGCCCTGGGCAGAGTGGGTAGGGGGGACACCCAGCACCCCCTGGCCACCCCTGCATCCCCACCAGCCCCTGGGTCCCTCCATCCCCGTGTGGGAAGGGATGGATCCCTGCACCATGAGCCAGGAATAAACCTGTTGCCCCCACTCTGTGTCTGCAGTCCTGCCCGCACAAGCAGCCCCCCGCCCGGTCCCGGCTCCCGGCAAAAAAGACACGGCCTGGGCATTTGGCAACGTGGTTTACTCAGCTGAGgccggtgcaggcagcagcacaaggcagggTCACGGCAAGGCACGGGACCGGTGCGGGCAGAGACCGGCAGGGAGGGCACGGCCCCTGCAGCCTGCCACCAGGCTGCGagggctgccgggacccccacGCCACGGCCAGCCAGACCGCAccgggggggaaggtgagcacGCAGGGGGGAGGTGAAGGATGCGTGCGGGGGGCAGGACGGGGAGCCGTgtgccccctgcccaccctgcctgcccctccgcCATGCCCCTATCCCCGCCCACCCTGCCCAGAGCCCCTGCCCCACGCCTGGCACCCCacgcagccccgctcctgcccctcATCCCAGGCGCCGGCTGACTCTGCTCCTTGCTCACCATCGCTCCTGCCCTCCCCGTGTGCAGCAGACATGGGCCAGGCTGGGTGTCCCCCTTGGTGGGGACGCTGCTGCAGATGTCCCCAAGGCAGTGGGTGGGATGGATTGGCACAGGGACGAGGGGGACGCAGCCCATCGGCCGGCCCTGAGAGAGGACTGGGTCCTTCAGGGGCACCGTGTCACCCCGGCATGCGGGGGCATGGCCGGTCACCCAGAGCTGAGGGCGCAGGCCAAGGGGTGCCCACCCTGCCTTGGGACCAGGGTAGCGAAGCGGGCCAGGAGCTGCCCCTCTGCGGGCGCGTGGTCCAGCCAGCAGCCCACGGCCAAGGCACCCTGGCAGTGGGGTcggggcccagccccagcctgcacaCCCCTGCTCCACCCCCCACGGTGGGCTGGCAGCCCCGGTGGTCCGCAGCCTTCCcgagggggcagaggggctgggccCCGGCTACTCCGGTGGGTGCCAGGGCTACAGCCAGAGAGAGAAGGCACCACGGCCGCCCCGGGGCACTTGGGTGGAGAGCGGGGGGCCCCGTCCCCCCCACTGGCGGGAATTCAGCAAGGGGGCTTGGTGCGGACCCCCGGCCCTGCCAAGGCTGGGTGGCCGGCGAGCGGAGGGCAGGGGGGCTACCCAGCagtgctgcctccctgctccggGGACGGCGGGGCCAGCCAGTGCCCGGTGGGGGGTCCCCACAGCAGTGGGAGGGGGGCGTGGGGCACCGTCACGCTGTCAGGTTGTGGGCAGACTTGGACGCACCCTGGGCCCTCTGGATGACGGCCGGGCACTTCTCCCGCCGCAGCAGCTTGTTGTTCTCGAAGAAGCCCTCGTTGCGGGGCACCCCATGGGAGCCGTCGGGGAAGGTCAGGagacctggggaggggagggaagggccgGGAGtgacggggcagggagcagcacacaccagggccagggctggaggGACAGAGCGGGAGATGCCGGATGGGGCCGGGCTGAGCTGGGGCCGCacggggctgcggctgcccgcACCGTGCCACCGGGCACTCACCGAAGCCGTACACGCGCCCGCCTTTGAACTCGCCCTCAAAGGTCATGTTGTCGCAGCGGGTGAAGACGCCGACGCCGTTGAACTTGCCCTGCACAAACTCCCCCTCGTACCTGCACGGGAGGAGCTCctgaggcagcagctccctgcggCAAGCAGGGATGCCCGGGGGGGATGCACACGGGGGTGCCACGCTCACCTGGAGCCGTCGGGGAAGGTGAGCACGCCGCAGCCGTGGAAGAGCCCGTTCTCGAAGTGCCCCACGTAAGCGGTGCCGTCGGCAAACGTCAGCTGCCCGACGCCGTGCCTGCGACCTAGGCGAGGGCAGAAATGGGCAGTGCTGGACGGACGGAGGCAGGACCTGCCCCAGCGTGGTGCCGGGCAGGGACGCAGGGGCTGCTCGGCCCCCGGCGCAGGCAGCACCATCCCCTCCCGCCCCGTCTCACCTTCCTTCCACTCGCCGCGATACTCCTCCCCATTGGAGTAGGTGAAGGAGCCTTTGGTGAGGGTCATGGCGACAGCCTCCAGCAGCGCAGGGCAagagctggcagggagaggtgcGGAGGGTGGCTGCTGCGTGGGGGGGAACAGCCAGGCTCACCCAGAGCCCCCACCTCCCCTCGGCTCATGGAGAGGCATGCGTCTGCCCCGGGGACGGCTCTGCTGGGGCACGCCGCAGATGAGGAGGTGACCCTAGGAGCtcggcctccctgccctgcctctgaaACCCCAGCCGCCAGGTTCGGGTTGCTGTCTGCCCCGCTGCAGGGCTCGGGGTGATGTGAGCCCACGGAGGTCACAGCCCTGTGAAACGTGAGTGAGCGGCAGGAAGAAGAGCCCGGTAGGAGCTGTTTGCCTCCAGCATGGCTCCCCAACGGGACCCGAGGGGGTCCTGTACCACGGCAGGCTCAGGCCAGGGCATTTGGAGAGGAGAAATAGGCACTTGGAGAGGGGAGGCTTGCTGGGTTGTGCTCAGTGCCAGCTCTtcaggggagggagcagagagcttGTGGGGTTTCCAGCTCCAGCGTGGAGGACAGGCAGACCTGGCTCACCCCCCAGGGATGGAGCAGCCGCTCCTCCTAAGAGGGACAGTGGAGAGAGGACCCTGGGGCTCCAGGGCCTTGCTCAGCTACCAAGGGTTTGCAAACCTGCCTGCTGACAGCAAGCAGCCCCCAGAGCCTGCACACCCCCAGAGTggctgctgcacagcacagctctccccaGCACCTGGGGAAGGCACCAGCACGGAGCTGGCCCCGCAGGCAGGCTGGGCACTGCCTCTCCGGTGGCTCCCAGTGTAGCTCAGGCAGCGCCTGTGATGGGACGGGGCTCCCCGCTTCAAAAGGGGGTATCCCTGCTTGCATCCCTGGAGAGATGGGTGCTGAGCCATGCTAACCGGGCAGACACAGCACCCGGGAGCACCGCAGGGAACTTGCAAGGGCTTTGTGTCCAGAGGAGAAATGGCCCCCAGCCAAGCCGAGCAGTGACTGAACAGTGCTCTCTGCTGATGGCAGAGACGGGGAGCTCAGCGCtggctgcccagcctgcagcctgcccagcACCTCTGGGGATACCTCCGGCGgtgccaggaggaggagagggtgcTGTCGCAGGCACTTAGGGCCTGCTGCAGGGGAGGGCTCCCGCCGCCAGCACGGCCTGTGCCTGGACCTGCGACTTAATCCAGGGAACGGGCAGCGTTTGCCCCGTGAGCAacccagcctgcccagcagctggATGTCCCCCCACTGGCACCCACGCACGCCGGAGCCCTGCACGCACAGTGCCACAGCAAGCAGGTGCGATGCCATGCACA from Mycteria americana isolate JAX WOST 10 ecotype Jacksonville Zoo and Gardens chromosome 6, USCA_MyAme_1.0, whole genome shotgun sequence includes:
- the HOGA1 gene encoding 4-hydroxy-2-oxoglutarate aldolase, mitochondrial produces the protein MAFSARLTSPLRPILAALRRAAPGQHRGLSTPPGPGHTLDLRGIFPPLATPFSPTQEVDYARLEGNLCRYASIPFRGLVVLGSNGEYPYLVPRERLEVVSCVRRALPKDRLLLAGSGCESTQSTIELTVSMAEAGADVALVVTPCYYRGAMTSAALVRHYTEVADASPIPVVLYSVPANTGLDLPLEAVLTLAQHPNILGIKDSGGDITRMGLMVHKTRQEDFQVLAGSAGFLLASYALGASGGVCALANVLGAPLCQLDLLCREGRWQEARDLQLRLIEPNTAVTRRFGIPGLKKAMEWFGYYGGPCRAPLAPLSPPQVEELRGTFSANGWL
- the MORN4 gene encoding MORN repeat-containing protein 4, which encodes MTLTKGSFTYSNGEEYRGEWKEGRRHGVGQLTFADGTAYVGHFENGLFHGCGVLTFPDGSRYEGEFVQGKFNGVGVFTRCDNMTFEGEFKGGRVYGFGLLTFPDGSHGVPRNEGFFENNKLLRREKCPAVIQRAQGASKSAHNLTA